A window of the Bradysia coprophila strain Holo2 chromosome X unlocalized genomic scaffold, BU_Bcop_v1 contig_128, whole genome shotgun sequence genome harbors these coding sequences:
- the LOC119067691 gene encoding uncharacterized protein LOC119067691 has protein sequence MVFIEKVLLLCCLPILLAIVMPINCNKFNSQIDQSLKRFPRQVNANNDQQIGANDTHSSVVNDFGTSIQSGFDVRQGGKNVMHDKLSGSAILPGRNNERRGRQLNIYSQGGTSYNDYASQPWYLANKEYYDNYYANYYQSYYQTSTEPYRQQNYQTYPTQTTYRPNTDQQSPNQRANLPSSNQLVSDGTSSPNVGRDGDSVIYIDENGLFQISRSDALNAVSPVIDDDAIVFQSDESQYDRRTLSFNNNSGRRSRLSDDDDSQSKVNTFNGLPVFSN, from the exons ATGGTGTTTATCGAAAAAGTGTTGCTTTTGTGCTGTTTACCCATACTCCTAGCCATTGTTATGCCAATCAATTGTAACAAGTTCAATTCACAAATTGATCAAAGTCTTAAACGATTTCCGAGACAAGTTAATGCAAATAACGATCAACAGATTGGCGCTAACGACACTCATTCATCGGTGGTGAATGATTTTGGAACATCCATTCAATCTGGTTTCGATGTCCGTCAAGGTGGTAAAAATGTAATGCATGATAAGTTGAGTGGTTCGGCAATATTACCAGGTCGTAACAATGAACGAAGAGGTCGtcaattgaatatttattcGCAAG GAGGTACCAGCTACAATGACTATGCGTCACAGCCTTGGTATTTGGCGAACAAAGAGTACTATGACAATTATTATGCCAACTATTACCAGAGCTACTATCAAACGTCGACCGAACCATACCGTCAACAAAACTACCAGACATATCCCACTCAAACGACATATCGACCCAACACGGACCAGCAGAGCCCAAATCAAAGAGCGAATCTACCATCATCGAATCAATTAGTTTCGGATGGTACATCCTCGCCGAACGTTGGTCGTGACGGTGACAGTGTAATTTATATCGACGAAAATGGACTGTTTCAGATAAGCAGATCGGATGCGTTAAACGCTGTTTCGCCGGTAATCGATGATGACGCAATTGTTTTTCAAAGTGATGAAAGTCAGTACGATCGAAGAACTTTATCGTTCAACAATAACAGTGGTAGACGGTCCCGACTGAGCGATGACGACGATTCGCAATCGAAAGTCAATACATTTAATGGGCTGCCGGTTTTTTCTAATTGA